A window from Nitrospira sp. ND1 encodes these proteins:
- the nuoD gene encoding NADH dehydrogenase (quinone) subunit D: MTTFPDAVRGVEVDTARNEITARVAAARIVDVARWLHDTPEASFDHITDICSVDYPNDPERFEVVYQLLSLAHRRRIRLKARVTEDAPQIASVTGIWKGAEFMEREVYDLMGITFVGHPDLRRILLPEDYEEGHPLRKDFPTEGRGWRSSFPFIPRLDEAPEEQTEGEVPEQEKQAYLVAEHQGGTRRREELLLNMGPQHPSTHGVLRVVLELDGERIVKATPDLGYLHRGVEKLAEGLHYMQVIPHTDRLDYVCAMTNNYAYVRAVEKLLDITVPERAEYVRTIVAEMQRIIGHLFWLGTQALDIGAMTVFFWTFREREVLLDMFEKLCGARLTLNYYRIGGVDSDFTPDLVVRLKAFLQTFPEKVNEYNQLLMSNRIWVGRTKDVAVISAEDAINFGLTGPSLRGSGVDYDVRKYEPYGVYDKVEWEVPVGKRGDTYDRYWVRMEEMRQSARIIAQCLDQMPEGPIMADVPHVIPPPKAKVMRDMESLIHHFIIFTQGFKPPKGETYCGTEAPKGELGFFIVSDGSPRPYRLKIRAPSFIHMGAFDHMARGYLISDIITIFGTYDIVMGECDR, encoded by the coding sequence ATGACTACTTTTCCCGACGCCGTCCGCGGCGTGGAAGTGGATACCGCCCGAAACGAGATCACGGCCCGCGTCGCCGCCGCTCGAATCGTCGACGTTGCGCGGTGGCTGCACGACACGCCGGAGGCCTCGTTCGACCATATCACCGATATCTGTTCGGTGGACTACCCGAATGACCCGGAACGGTTTGAGGTAGTCTATCAACTCCTCTCGCTCGCGCACCGCCGACGCATCCGATTAAAAGCCCGCGTGACTGAAGATGCACCACAGATCGCCTCCGTGACCGGTATCTGGAAGGGCGCCGAGTTCATGGAGCGTGAGGTCTACGACCTGATGGGCATCACCTTCGTCGGTCACCCCGATCTTCGACGCATTCTCCTGCCGGAGGATTACGAAGAGGGCCATCCGCTACGTAAGGATTTCCCGACCGAAGGTCGTGGCTGGCGCAGCTCGTTCCCGTTCATTCCGCGCCTGGACGAAGCTCCCGAAGAACAGACGGAAGGGGAAGTTCCGGAGCAGGAGAAGCAGGCGTACCTCGTCGCTGAGCACCAGGGCGGCACGCGTCGCCGTGAAGAACTGTTGTTGAACATGGGGCCGCAACACCCCAGTACCCACGGCGTGCTCAGAGTGGTGCTGGAACTGGACGGTGAACGGATCGTCAAGGCCACGCCGGATCTCGGCTACTTGCATCGCGGCGTCGAGAAGCTGGCGGAAGGTCTGCACTATATGCAGGTCATCCCGCATACCGACCGGCTCGATTATGTCTGCGCGATGACGAACAACTATGCTTACGTCCGCGCGGTGGAGAAGCTGCTCGACATCACCGTGCCGGAACGGGCGGAATACGTCCGCACGATCGTCGCTGAGATGCAACGCATCATCGGCCACCTCTTCTGGCTCGGCACCCAGGCGCTCGACATCGGGGCCATGACCGTCTTCTTCTGGACGTTTCGAGAACGCGAAGTGCTGCTGGACATGTTCGAAAAGCTCTGCGGCGCGCGGCTGACCTTGAACTACTATCGTATCGGCGGGGTGGACAGCGATTTCACCCCGGATCTCGTGGTCCGCCTGAAAGCGTTCCTGCAGACGTTCCCCGAGAAGGTCAACGAATACAACCAGCTGCTCATGTCCAACCGGATCTGGGTCGGACGGACCAAAGACGTGGCCGTGATTTCGGCGGAAGACGCGATCAATTTCGGGCTCACCGGGCCGTCGCTCCGAGGATCGGGTGTCGATTACGATGTGCGCAAATACGAGCCCTACGGAGTCTACGACAAGGTCGAATGGGAAGTGCCGGTCGGCAAACGCGGGGACACGTACGATCGCTACTGGGTACGCATGGAGGAGATGCGGCAGAGCGCGCGGATCATCGCCCAATGCCTCGACCAGATGCCGGAAGGCCCGATCATGGCGGACGTGCCGCACGTGATTCCCCCGCCCAAGGCGAAGGTCATGCGCGACATGGAGAGCCTGATTCACCACTTTATTATTTTCACGCAGGGGTTCAAGCCGCCGAAAGGCGAAACCTACTGCGGTACTGAAGCGCCCAAAGGAGAACTCGGGTTCTTCATCGTCAGCGACGGAAGCCCGCGACCCTACCGCTTGAAAATTCGCGCCCCCTCATTCATTCACATGGGCGCTTTCGACCACATGGCCCGCGGCTACCTGATCTCGGACATCATCACCATCTTCGGAACCTACGACATCGTGATGGGAGAATGTGATAGATGA
- the nuoE gene encoding NADH-quinone oxidoreductase subunit NuoE yields the protein MLKETHKAEIEDILSRYPVKRSALLPLLYMAQREQGYVTEAAMQEIAGILRLTPPQVYETATFYTMLNLKPVGTFHLQVCKSLMCALVGSDTIIGWISAKLGIKPGETTPDKLFTLSIVECLAACGTGPMMQVNDDYYERLTEEKLDRILADLRQTGTCSLKTGPFMWPEPANAVKHEA from the coding sequence ATGCTGAAAGAGACGCACAAGGCAGAGATCGAAGACATTCTGTCCCGCTATCCAGTGAAACGGTCGGCATTGCTGCCTCTGCTGTACATGGCGCAGCGGGAACAGGGCTACGTCACCGAAGCGGCGATGCAGGAAATCGCCGGGATCTTGAGGCTGACTCCGCCGCAGGTGTACGAGACGGCCACGTTTTATACGATGCTGAACTTGAAGCCGGTGGGGACATTCCACCTGCAGGTCTGCAAGTCGCTCATGTGCGCGCTCGTCGGCTCAGACACGATTATCGGCTGGATCAGCGCGAAACTCGGCATCAAGCCGGGCGAGACGACGCCGGACAAACTCTTTACCTTGAGTATCGTGGAATGTCTGGCGGCATGCGGAACCGGCCCGATGATGCAGGTCAACGACGACTATTACGAGCGGCTGACGGAAGAGAAGCTGGATCGCATTCTGGCCGACCTACGACAGACCGGCACCTGTTCGCTGAAGACCGGCCCCTTCATGTGGCCGGAACCGGCGAATGCCGTGAAACATGAGGCGTAA
- the nuoF gene encoding NADH-quinone oxidoreductase subunit NuoF: MPKYEPILLKNMLQPGYTGSLTEYERVGGYQAIRKVLGKVSPADVTAVVMKSGLRGRGGAGFPTGVKWGFLPKDYQGPRYLCCNADESEPGTFKDRQLIERDPHQLLEGMLLACYAIGAASSYIYIRGEFVLGAKILEQAINDARAAGYVGKNIFGSNTTIDIWVHRGAGAYICGEETALLESLEGKRGLPRVKPPFPATHGLYNKPTVVNNVETLANLPHILNRGAEWFASIGSPPKSTGTRVFCVSGHVARPGNYEVPMGITFRELIYEQAGGMRSDKKLKAFIPGGASAPFLTPDHLDVKLDFESVALAGSMLGSGGVTVMEEGTDMVWAALRLMEFFYHESCGKCSPCREGSSWLVQIMRRIVNKRGQMADLETLTDLCKNIAGRTVCAFGDAEVSPILSTLKHWRHEYVAMIHAAEAANLIRPEPAGAKH, encoded by the coding sequence ATGCCCAAGTACGAACCTATTCTGCTGAAAAACATGCTGCAACCCGGCTATACGGGTTCGTTGACGGAGTATGAACGCGTCGGCGGCTACCAGGCGATCCGGAAGGTGCTGGGCAAGGTGAGCCCTGCGGACGTGACTGCGGTGGTCATGAAGTCCGGCTTGCGCGGGCGCGGCGGCGCCGGCTTCCCGACCGGAGTCAAATGGGGGTTCCTGCCCAAGGACTACCAGGGTCCGCGCTACCTCTGCTGCAACGCCGATGAAAGCGAACCGGGTACCTTCAAAGATCGGCAGCTCATCGAACGTGACCCGCACCAATTGCTCGAAGGCATGTTGCTCGCCTGCTACGCCATCGGCGCGGCCAGCTCCTACATCTATATTCGCGGGGAATTTGTCCTGGGGGCCAAGATTCTCGAACAGGCCATCAATGACGCGCGCGCCGCGGGATATGTCGGCAAGAACATTTTCGGCTCGAACACCACGATCGACATTTGGGTACACCGCGGAGCGGGCGCCTATATTTGCGGCGAAGAGACGGCGCTGTTGGAATCGCTCGAAGGCAAGCGCGGCCTCCCGCGTGTCAAGCCGCCGTTCCCCGCCACGCACGGGCTCTACAACAAGCCGACCGTGGTGAACAATGTCGAAACCCTGGCCAATCTGCCGCACATCCTGAACCGGGGCGCCGAATGGTTCGCCTCGATCGGGTCACCGCCGAAGAGCACCGGCACACGCGTCTTCTGCGTCAGCGGGCATGTCGCGAGGCCCGGGAATTACGAAGTCCCGATGGGTATCACCTTTCGCGAACTGATCTACGAACAGGCCGGCGGTATGCGGTCGGATAAGAAATTGAAGGCCTTCATTCCCGGAGGCGCCTCAGCGCCCTTCCTGACGCCCGATCACCTGGACGTCAAACTGGATTTCGAATCCGTCGCGTTGGCCGGGTCCATGCTGGGGTCCGGCGGTGTGACGGTCATGGAAGAGGGCACCGACATGGTGTGGGCGGCCCTGCGGCTGATGGAGTTTTTCTATCACGAGTCCTGCGGCAAGTGCAGTCCCTGCCGCGAAGGCAGCTCGTGGCTCGTGCAGATCATGCGCCGGATCGTCAACAAGCGGGGGCAGATGGCGGACCTTGAAACCCTGACCGACCTGTGTAAAAACATCGCCGGTCGAACAGTCTGCGCCTTCGGCGATGCCGAGGTATCGCCGATTCTGAGCACGCTCAAACATTGGCGGCACGAGTATGTCGCCATGATCCATGCGGCCGAGGCGGCAAATTTAATACGGCCGGAACCGGCGGGAGCCAAACATTGA